CAGATAGGCCATTTGCACAGATCCCTCTCTTTGGGTTGTTTTTCCTGATTTATACTGTCACTTTGGCGGGGAACATTGGGATTATGGTCCTGGTGTGGACTGATCCCAGACTCCATACCCCTATGTACTTCTTCCTCACCCATTTGTCATTTACTGATGCCTGCTATTCCACAGTGGTCACCCCCAAGATGCTAGTAGATCTGCTACTAGAGAATAAAACCATTTCTTTCGCTGGATGTGTGACACAGTTCTATGGCTTTGCTTTCTTTGCCACTGCTGAATGTTACCTCCTTGCTGTGATGGCCTATGACCGATATGTTGCTATCTGCAACCCATTGCTTTATGTGATGATCATCTCCCAGCAAGTCCGCACGCAGCTGGTAGCAGCTTCTTACCTCATTGGGTTTCTCAGTGCTGTGATATACACAGGCTGCACATTTGGGGGCTCTTTCTGTGGACCTAACCTGATCgaccacttcttctgtgactcCAGCCCCGTGCTAAAGCTTGCTTGCTCTGACACCCACCGCAATGAAATGGTGATCCTTGTACTTTTTGTTACAAATGTGGTAGGCACAAATGTGATTGTTTTGCTCTCCTACAGCTGTATCCTCTCCACTGTCCTGAGGATGCGCTCTGCACAGAACAGGTCCAGAGCCTTCAGCACATGTGCCTCCCATTTGATGGCTGTTTCCTTATACTATGGGACAGGCTTCTTTATGTACCTACAACCCAGCTCCAGCCACACCAGTCTAGACAAGGTGGTATCTGTGTTTTACACACTGGTGACCCCCATGCTCAACCCCCCATTATACAGCCTGAGGAACAgagaggtgaaggatgctcttgCGAAGtgcaggagaaagattttaaaCTGCAGTCAACATAAAAGTATTATATCAGCTAATAAGTGAGCAACTTATCCTTTGTGAAGGTATAAACGAATTTGATTTTTCCTTAATCTTTACTGCTTTATGTAGGTTCTTCCATAGCTTCAACACAGACGTGAATTGCGGTATTGAACCCTGAGACATGGGCCCCACAATAACATCTTCCACAGAGGAAAACCAGGAGGAATGGGACCCTCGAACTTCATTCAATTTTGAAGTCACTaggctgtaggaaaaaaatgattttgaattaTTAGAGGCCTCTCTTTCTCACAGGAAATACAAATCACAGTTCTACTGATTTATACATTTTTCactgagaaatgtttttttcttttcttgctgtgaaaTTATTCATGGACTACAAGTAAGTAAACTGTCAGCATTTCTTAGATAGACAACTCACCTCTGAAATGGGCAAGGCATACTAAATCCCTTCCTCTGCTGAGGATACTTGAATCGACCAAGACACTTGAATTTTATCACATTTTCTGGGCTGTAGGTAGGCAGGGACTGTCCCCTCCATAGACAAAACATCAGTAAAGTAGGGATTGGTAtagatgtcttttctttttacaaacacattaacCATCGAACTAAAAAATTCAGATTGTCTCTGTGTACCCCAGTGAGCATTAGAAGATGTCTCATGCAAAACTTCACATGTGACATGAAGGAATCGAATAAGGCTCAGAGTGGAATGCTGAAGACCATTAGAGTttaggtattttattttcctaagagCTGCAAAATAACTAGTCATATGCATTTTTATCATAGTTACAACAGGGATATGGATGCAGGATCCTATTGCTCGAGGAAGTTCTGTAATCACAGTAAATTGGTAGGACTCCTCTACTTTGTAGCTATTCTTTTACTTGATAGCAAATATGTCAGTTTTTGCTTTAAGGAAACAAGTGCAATTCATCTTACAGCAAGGACAGTCTTGAAGCATTAACAATATTAGCTAGGAGAATATAAGATGATGTACCTTCTCAGACCGCTGTTAGACCATTTTGATCTCATCTCTAATCCCCAATAAAATCCCCCCACTGTCACATGTGAGTGAATTTGAGAGTTGagtttggggcgggggaggagggagaatctGGAAAAGTAAGTATTCACATTGGAAGAAAGTTGATGCCAAGATATGACAACAAATGCTTATGAGAGTATGGTCACGGCCTCCTGCTGTGGAAACTCCATCAGTCCTCATATAACCTCTTTCACCCTGGGATCCCTTTGCTTTGCACTGCCTATCACATTGCTCTGAAGGGAAATTGATAACTCGTGAAGACTACTCATCTCAGTGAGGAACATCTGTTTCTAGCATTGGCATGGAAATCTTTCTTGACGTCAAAACCTGCACGTTTGATGGGAGTGCTGAAAATGGGTGCTATTCAGAGTTGGTCTAGccaaagaaaaagcattataGGATGGAAGGAGGGCCTCTACAATATCTGTAAATATTCCTGCAGAAAGGCAGTAAGGCCTTAATGCCTGCCTCTTCCATCTCCTACCTACTTTCACGTGCTTTCCacaaatttgacattttttcaaTCATTAAAGGATGCAACCATGTCAAGTGAGAAAACTCATAGGCAATTTGTAGCTCAAGAGTATTCTGAGTGCTCTGACACTGATCTTGCTGGGGAGACAATCAgatggagagcagcttggcagaaaaggacctgggggtcctggtgggcaccAGTCCaacatgaaccagcaatgtgctcttgcagcaaaggcggccaccagcctcctgggctgcattaggaaaagcctTGTCAGCACATCAatagaggtgatccttcccctctactcagcactggggaggccgcatctggagtgctggggctgcttctgggctctccagtacgaGAGgaacatggacatactggagcaagcccagtgAATGGCCACAagggtgattaagggactggagcatctgataTGAGGAGAGACCAAGAGAGCTGGTATATTTCACTTTAAAAGGAAGCATCTATCCTGTTTTCATAGTGGAAAGACAATCTGGAGCACATCTCCATGTGTGTCAACATGTGTGCCTCCCATGTAACAGCTGTTTCCTTACTCTGTGGGACAATCTTCTTTATATAGCTAAAACCCAGCTCCAGCCACTACGGTCTAGACAAGGTGGCCTCTGTGTTTTACACGCTGGTGACCCCCCTGCTGAGTCCCCTCATCTGCAGCCTGAGGAACAAAGAGCTGAGAGAGGCTTTTATGAGAGAGGCAAAGGAATTGCTCTGTTTTCATCCTCATCCAAGTGGAAGGCCTGAAGCTGTAATGAGCATGTAGTTGCTCTTTGGTCTCAAGGAAACAGAATTTGTAATAAAGTTTAAATTTGAATTTACCATCCTAAATCCTAGTAGCTTCTTTCCTAGTCTCAAGCTGATGCAATGGTAGTGGGAAAATAAGCCCATGGGATACACAGTGTACTTTgtcatattcttttctttctattaGTAAGATAGAAttgtggtgggggtgggggggagtcagtgtcatttttttaatttgaaatactATGTTTTAATTCTAAATcagctctaggtgaccctgctggagcaggggggctgcacTAGATGTCCTGCAGAGGTGCTTTCCAACCTCCACCCTTCTGTGGTTCTGTGTTCCCCACATACCAGGCTCCTAGCAGGCCCTGACAGGTTGTGTCTCCCCACCCATACCCACATACCAGGGTTctgggaggccctgggaggcTCTCTTCAACCATATCCTGCTACTGGGGTCCTAGTGTGCTGTCCCCCCACCCATACCCAGATACCAGGCTTCTGGGGTGCCCTCTGGGACTGTATCCCGCCCTGTACCCTGGTGCCGGAGTGTCCCAGGGCCTGTGTCCCTCCATAGCCACATGCCCAGGACCCCAAGCACTGCAGGGCTGTAGCAGGAAAAGGGTGACCCCCATGGCCAGGGCAAAGGGAATGCAGGGGCGGCAGCTGAGGTATGAGTTGGGCAAGAGCAGACACATGATGGCCACCGAGGCCATGCCCAGCGTCCGTGGGAGCCGCGAGCAAGAGTCAGCTGAGGCGAGGGAGGCCCAGTCCCACCCGGAGCATTGCCCCCCAATACCGCCCTGCCACAAGGGCCCCAGGGCCCCACTCCCCCTCCTGCCACCCCGGTGTGGCTGGGTGGCTGGAGCCCCGCACATGGCACAGACCCAGCCTGGCTTGACCCTACACTGGCAGCCCCCGCACTGCCCTGCAGGCTCCCCGTGGCTGGCAGGGGttgccctgccccaggcgggCAGGACACATGCGGCCCACGCTCTGGAGGCCCTGTGCCCCCCATGCCACCTCTCCAGGACGCTGCTATGGGCTGTGCTGCCCAGTGCCCGCAGTGCGTCTGGTGCCCCCATGCAGGGGCCATCCAGGCCCCCAGGGCTGTACAAAACGAGGAACAAACACGCTCCTAGGGCTAAATGCGCTGCCTGAGGAGAGCCCGCCGGGTGTGCCCAGCCCCAGTGTGACCTCGCAGCCACCACTGTGACCCATGGCGGGGCCTGCTGTGAGGTCAGGGCCAGCCGCCCCTcggcagctggaagcagcctgTGGCGGCcttgcagctctctgctcttGAGGGTCGGGTCGGTGCCTTGCCGGGTGCCAGCCGACCTCCTGGGCCTGAAGGGGACGAGCTGAGCTGAGAGCTTGGCCTCCCACAGCAATGGCAAGGGGGAGAGCTCCTCGTGGAAGGGTGCGGAAGGCACCGACAGCCTCCTCTGGCAGCAGAACTGCCAGCGACACAGcggaggatgctgcagggcccGGACGGTGCCTGGAGAATCGGTACGAGGCCGCTTTCTTCTCCCTGGGTGTCTGGCTGGGTTGGCAGCGCAGATGCAGCCTAATGCGGGGTGCATTTtggaggggccaggcagcagcacgACACCTCGCAGATGTGTCTGGACAGCAGGCTCTGGCAGAGGAGCCATACGAGGCTCCTGCTCTTCCCGTTGTGTGGAAAACACCCCCTCAGAAGGGATCCTGGGAATCTCCAGGGAAAGCATGCCTCCTTCCTTAgccaaagagaaagcaagcacacCACAGAGACTGCCAGAAAGCTGTTTTCCCTTGCGGGATCTGTTTATTTCCCTGGATTATGGAAACTCCTTTTCCAGAGGTGCTCTTGGAGCACTTtcttcccagaagagctgccatgTGGAATAGGGCTGACAGAGACCATGTGCCTTTTGGGGGTTGGTCTTTCAGCTTTCTGCCAGCAGCAGTAGACTGCCAAACTtgcttctctgcagcctgtagagGAAAATGCACCTGGGAAGAGGTTTGCCCCAGACTTGGAGCATTCATAACAACAAGGCTCCTCCCTCTTTTTCAGGCAAGAGATCACCCTGCGCAAGAGAAGGCTCTTGAAAATCCTCCTCTTGTTGATCCCAGTCACTCTTGGTGAGTTCTTATGAGCAGACAGCTGTCAGCGGTAGCACCAACAGGCTGGATGTCAACTCTCAGGGTGAGGGAGAGGCACTGGGGTGCCTTCCAATTTCCTGTTTCAGGGATTCAGGGTGCTCCTGAGGTGCTCTCTACAAGTGGAGCCCACCCTGCCTAAGAACTGATATCGATGCACACAGCGTTAGGAAGTAGCACCCTCTTGGACAGAAGTCCTGCCTATTTTGCAGCTTGCCCTTTTGGGCGGTCTCTGTAGAAACTCCCATGGCCCAAGTGCTTCTTGAGGATGTCCAAATCAAAGGAAGATTGGTGGTCTCCCTgccaggcagacagacagagagagagagggagagagagagagggagaaaaagcttTGCAACTGTGAAGGGGAGGCTAGAGAGAGTCCTTCTCTCTTGTGGAAATGAGTTCCAGGTGGTGAGCCCATCCCTTGGATGGGCGCAGCTCTGCATTGCTCCTCACTGTGCTGCTCCAGTATCCCAACACTGCTCAGAGGTGTGTTGTGCTGtggaaagcagagggaaggacAGGCAGCCAGGGTCAGACCTAGGCATCACTTTGGAAGCAGAGCCCAGCTGAGCTGGGGCTTCTCAGAAGGGCAGTGCAGGTGGCATGATGGAGAAGTAGCTCTTAGAAGGCCCATGGAGCCTGGTTTTGGTGCTCACTGGAGCAGTaaggggaaatggggaggagCTCTGGGGCACCAAGCAGGCCTGGAGATGACGACTGTGTAGACCCCTGAGGCCTGGGGTAATAAGGGCTCCCAGCTGGAGTCACGTCCTCTCTCTGCATCAGGTCCTGTTGCCACCCCAGTCTGAGAGGAGACAACGTGACCACAGGGATTTTTAGAAGTCCTagtaaaataactgtatttattttggtgATGTGAATTACAGCTGGTGTTTACTGTGTGGTGTTGCTGCCAGCACGGACAAGGCAAGTGACACAGGTGAGTGACTGTTGTTGTGGGACAGGAAAGTCCTGCAAAGGAGCACTGCTGGTGGTGCTTGGATGGCTCCCTGACTCGGCCGGTTCCATGCAGACTGAGCCACAGAAGCAGCAACTTAGGCCGTGTCTTCCCAGAAAAGCCCCTTCTGGGAAGCCCCGGCGGTTCTGGGAGTGCATATTCATCCTAACGGAAAGCCTTtgtctttcaggagctgctagggcTGTCTGCAGCAGAACTGGAGTCTCTGCGGTAAGAGACAGTTCCACTGGTTCTGTGGAGCAGCGTCAGCTGACCGCCTGCTCTTTGCACTCACTTGCATAAGGGCCAGGGCTCATATCTTTCCCTTGTGTCTTTCCTTTTGCTAAACCTGGCGGTGCCGGGAAGCACTTgcaaagcagggaaagaaaagggggcCCAAGCCCACgtgtctcttctcctccccgaGCTTGAAGGCtcccagcaggggctgggcagctctCTGACAGGATCTCCTTTCCTGTTGTCTTCAGGAACTCACTTGCTCTGCTGAGGGAGCAAGCCCAAGAGATGCAGCTTCTGAcggagcaggtggctcacctcaGTGTGGAGATGTACAATGCGAAGAAGGTGATCctgcatctgatgggagaaggcTTGGACGAGCAGGACCCCGGGAAGGCACTTTCCGGGGTGGTTGGTGGGACTTTCTTGGTCACCCCAGGCACCCATCCCTTGCCAGGAACTTGCTGGTTGAGCTTCTCCTCTATAAAGCCCCTTCTCCAGGCCACCTTTAGCCAGGCCACTTCAGGCAGTGGAGGACTCCTGACAGCCTTCTCTTGGCTCTGTGCCTACTCTTCGCCTCTGGTAGCTCTGGCCTGATCCCCGAAGCAGTGATGAGACATAGGAACACTCgcgggagcagccagcactggcaGAGTCTGAGTCTGACCTGGAGAGCTGGCGGGTGGAGACAAGGGTGTGGGGAGTCTGACCCATGTCTGCACTATGGCTGTGGGCAAGGAAGCTATTCACGAGTCCTTGCTTCTCACACCAGAAAGCGTTGAGTCTTGCCACTCCTTGGACTAGGCTTCTCTTGCATTTTCTAACAGACTCGCTCTGCTAGGCTGCAGTAGTCACACTGAACTGCCTGCTGATGTGGTCTTTTCTCATGTTCATTCGTGTCTTTCCTAGGAAGTTCAGCAAACGATGCAGGCAATGTCTCAGACAAGTTGGGAGGACCACATGCAGGTGTCTGACTGGGCTCTGAAAAGCTCAGGTATGCACACAGGAAGTCAAGTCTCCTTGCCTTGTGCTTGCGTATAGACCTCCTAAAAGGAAGCTGCTCACCAAAGCAGAGGGAGATGAAATGACCTCTTGGGGTCCAAAAGCAAGCTTGTGGCAGAGTGGCTCTCTTGCATTCACTCCCAGGCCTGGGATCAGGCCCCTCactggtgcctctggcactgcccctaCAAATGTTTTTGTGCTCACAGAAGAGCTCTCTTCCTCTCCAGTGAGCTTACATTAAGGTTATCTGGAGTTGCTGACCTTGAGTTTAGAGGCCCTTGtgcctgtggtgccagcaacAGGAGTGGTGAGGGCCTTTAACATCAGCCACTGGACTAGCAGCACTCAGCTGCTCTCTCCTCATTTCAGGTGGCACCATTGACAGGCAGAGGACATCCAAGAGCTATGAGTGGGAAGGTAATTGGCTCTGCAGGGTGCTTTGGTTCCTTCCTGCTGCAAACCCTCCAGATACAATTTTGCAGGTATCGTAGCAGGAATCATCAGTTTCAGTGCTGGTTTCATTCCTTCCTGCCAAGTTGGGGACAAATGCCAGGGCATCTCCCCTCTGTGCTTTGGTCTTGCTCAAGCCCACAGCATTGATCTGGTTCCTGAAACCTAGGGTCTAATACCGGGCTTGCCTTGCTACAGACCAGTGGTTCCCCTCAGGAGGGACACTGttctgaactgaactgaactgtgGCATCCTGCCAGAAGcctggtcacagctggctgaaggAGTTTCTCCTTAGCCGCCCCCATTTGCCTACCCCATCCCTGATAGTCCCTTCCATTCTTCAGTGGGGTGGGAGGCTTGGGGGAGAGAGCGAGGGGAGCTGCCGAGCTGCTGGGCAGAGCGGTATCTGTAGGACCCTGACTCAGATGTGGGGTGGCAGATTCCATGCTTTCCTAATCAAAAGTTTCCTCTTTTCGGGAATACTGGGAGTGCCCTTTACTGGACAGGGAAGAAGGCCTTGTGCTTCTGCCCATCTCCTCACGCGCTATTCATTGATCAGCTGGAATACAGCCCATAGACAAACAGGCACCTGTGCTGCTGCCTACGTGTTTAGTGGTGCTGGCTCTGCCACTCCCTCACTACTCTTTGCTGTTGCCTTTTGCTTGCAGCCAGACGTTTCCCCAGGGCACTGCTGGCCTTTCCAAGGGTCTCAGGGCCAGGTGGTCATTAGGTTGCCTGCACGAATCCAACCGACTGCTGTCACCGTGCAGCACATCTTCAAGGCAGTCTCTCCATCTGGGACCATCAGCAGCGCCCCCAGAGACTTCACTGTGTCTGTAAGTCTTTGCCAGGCACTTCTGGCTTGGCTCTGGCCATGGGGAAAAGCCCTAACAGGGACCTGCTTGCCTTTGTGCATCCTTAGAGAGTCGTGCCCCGGCCTCTCCCAAGCACTGCAGTGGCCTAAGGGGCTGTTTCCGGGGATGGGATGGCTTTATCCCTCTTAAGCCTTGTTTTGGCCAAGCATCTCAAGGCTCTTGATCAAAACTCAAGGAGCAGACTCCGCTTCACCAGAGCCTGCACCCAGCTACTGCTAGCGCCCCAGCAGAGGCTGGGCAGATAACACGTCTGCATGCAGTGTGCACGGTTCCTCTTTGTCAAGTCGCGTCTGACCTGCTCCCCTTCTGCTCGGTCTCTAAGGGAGTGGGTgcggaaggagaagaggaaactctCCTGGGGACCTTCATGTACGATGTGGAAGAACAAGCCATTCAGACCTTCCCTCTGAAGGTACAGGAAGTGCATGTAGGCCAGATGCCTGGGAGGAAAAGAGGTTTGCCTTCAAAGCCGTGGCAGGAGGACTGTGGATTGTTTCTCCCTGGGCCAAGGGGCCAGTGGGCAGCACCATCAGTCCTGGCAGCAGGGTGGATGGCATCCCCTCTTCCCAGGACACCCTTCTCTGCCCGCACTCCCACTCCTGCTGGCAAGGCAGCTGGAGGAGACAGCGGGCCTTCGCGGGGGTTGCACACTGGGCTGCCCTGCATGCAGGAGCGCCTGCCTGGCCTCTCTGttagcacagagaaagcagcagaaggaaggggctgtgggaagggggaCGCGGGCCCAGCTGAAGCAGGCGGTGGCAGGGAGGATGCCAGGTGTCTTCCCCCACAGCAGGAGTTTCCCCATGTCCCtggccttcccagcagccctgctaCCAGCGAGCCTTCGATGTCCACAGCTGCTCTCACCCCCTTTGGGGAGCTTGCTCCATCTCAGAAGGACTAGGGCTGGCAGAGGCAGATACCTACTGACTGTACTGTTGCTCTTTACGCTCCGGTCAAGCTGCTGCTTATTCCTTATTTACAGAAGGAGCTTCCCAGGGCCTTTCAGTATATAAAACTTCTCAtacagagcaactggggaaacccagaGTACACCTgcatttatcgagtgcaggttcacgGGAAGATGGCAAACCACAACTAATGCCATTAGCCAGAAGACGGGGCGAGACCTTCTCGGActgagaatgaagaaaagaaggcaagaagagaagagaagtggTGTTTCCCTTTGGTGTGGGTCAATGTCATCTCCCAGAGAGTCTCAAAAACAGctcctttcttgctttcacaCAGTGAGGTATTTGTTCCTCAGCCTTTCCGCTTTCTTTCCACTGCACAGATGTTTTCCTaataaaagaaaaggagacaaggCTTGcatagctgttcttttcctctaatCCTTGAGCACTAGAGGCTTCATCCACCTCAGCCCAGGAAGGAGTCAGAGCCTGGCAGAGTTTGGGGTGAACGATGCCCACACACGCCACTGACCCCTTCCATGCAGGGTTCACGGTGAGTCTGCTTTTCACCTGCAGAAGCAACTGAATTGAAAGGACCCTGACACGGCAATGTCAAGCACAGCAAAGCTAGGAGAGGGCAGAAGGAGGCTTGCTCTTTCACTCATCTTTCAACATCCCTGTGCCTTATGCTGTAGGGGTTTTTTCAGGATGTCCTCTCCATTTTTGCACAGACATGCCCTAGCTGCTCACTTTTACCTACGATATTCACTTACACGCAATAGAAACttgtatagaaatatatatatgagcgtacaaacatgcaaaaacatattttattcattcataCATGcactatactatatatatatttagatatgtGTACATGCAaagcacatatatacacatttataagaCTAAATAAATTAAGCATATATATTCAAAAGCCTAGGTTTAAATGgataaaacattctttaataagagctaatggaatgaataatgaaaatttaaatgtgaatagaaagtaattaaaagtaattaaaaaaagcctcggggccctgctggggcCTGTCGGCGCGGGGCTAGGGGCTCCGCGGGCCGCTGTGgagagccggggcagcgctggggccgttgtggggagctggggcggggCCGTAATGGGGCCGTtgtggggagccggggcggggccaGAGACGCTGCGAGACGCCTGGGTGGGGCCGGAGTCGTTGTGGAGAGccggggcggggctggggccgttgtggggagccggggcggggccggagtCGTtgtggggagccggggcggggctgTGGTGGGGCCGGGGCCcgttgtggggagctggggcagggccggaGTCGTTCAGGGGAGCTGGGGCGGGGCCAGAGACGCTGCGAGACTCCTGGGTGGGGCCGGAGTCGTTGTGGAGAGccggggcggggctggggccgttgtggggagctggggcggggCCGTGGTGGGCCCGGGACCGTTGTGGGCAGCCGgggtggggccggggctgcttcggggagccggggcaggagccAGGGCCAGCCGGGACTGGGGCCCGCAGCCGGAGGGGGGCTGGCTGCCCTTGGGGGCCGAGGCCgcagcggggcgccctgcgcctgcctccccctgcccccagccgtcccctctgccgggggGTTCTGCCGTGCTCGGGCCCCACCACGCTGCCCTggcggggacccccagccccggcccggccccagggacGGCAGCCCCTGAGGGCTGCGT
This window of the Dromaius novaehollandiae isolate bDroNov1 chromosome 5, bDroNov1.hap1, whole genome shotgun sequence genome carries:
- the LOC135328576 gene encoding olfactory receptor 5AP2-like, which encodes MGQNHTYNKFILLGITDRPFAQIPLFGLFFLIYTVTLAGNIGIMVLVWTDPRLHTPMYFFLTHLSFTDACYSTVVTPKMLVDLLLENKTISFAGCVTQFYGFAFFATAECYLLAVMAYDRYVAICNPLLYVMIISQQVRTQLVAASYLIGFLSAVIYTGCTFGGSFCGPNLIDHFFCDSSPVLKLACSDTHRNEMVILVLFVTNVVGTNVIVLLSYSCILSTVLRMRSAQNRSRAFSTCASHLMAVSLYYGTGFFMYLQPSSSHTSLDKVVSVFYTLVTPMLNPPLYSLRNREVKDALAKCRRKILNCSQHKSIISANKNSLALLREQAQEMQLLTEQVAHLSVEMYNAKKVILHLMGEGLDEQDPGKALSGVEVQQTMQAMSQTSWEDHMQVSDWALKSSGGTIDRQRTSKSYEWEGNWLCRVLWFLPAANPPDTILQPDVSPGHCWPFQGSQGQVVIRLPARIQPTAVTVQHIFKAVSPSGTISSAPRDFTVSGVGAEGEEETLLGTFMYDVEEQAIQTFPLKKELPRAFQYIKLLIQSNWGNPEYTCIYRVQVHGKMANHN